Below is a genomic region from Thiovulum sp. ES.
ATAATTTCCTGACTGTTCTTACCTGTATATAACACAGCCTCGACAGGTTCTTTTAAGTTATATTTAGCCACCAGAAACCTCTTTTAATTGTATTGTCTTGTATTTCAAGCTTGGATAGAATATTAAAGAAGAATATTTAGCTAGTATGTAAGCTCTATCCTCTTTAAAGATTAATTGTGTATTTGGATTTTCTTGACCCAAATGTATTTCAGTATTTGGTATCCTCTGTGTAACTCTAGTGTCCCTGAAAATCAATTTAGTAGTAAATCTATAATTATTTACACTAAGCACAGAAGAGTTACTAGAAACCCTCTCTGAGTCAATTCTGACACTATCTCTTGACCTTAACTCTATATTAGAATAACTTACTGCATTTCTAGTTATAGAGTCTCCAGTCCTTTTAGCCTTAGATAACCTACCTGTCTCTTCCTCAGTAACAAAATAAGTATTAGAACCTAGTTTTATTGCCCTCATTAGAGTCCTTTATAAGATAAGCTATATATGATAGAAACTATCATATATAGTCTAAGAATTAAAACTTAGTGTTTAAAGTATAGAAGAGGTTTTGTTAGAAATGTTCTTTTAAAAGTTCAAATAATTGTGTAGATTGTTCCTCAAGAACTGCAATGTCCGTAAATAATCCGTTCTTAGTTAAAGCCTTTCCGCTGTCAATAAGTCTAAGATGTTCCAGCCCCTCTTTAGTTACTCGAACCCGATTTCCATCATAATATATGAGGTCTTGGTCTAACAACCAATCTAATAAGTCAGCCTTTCTAAACCCCTCTAAATCTAGTTGGTTAGCTTTCAAGAACTCGGAAGCTGAAATTAAGACCTCCTCTTTCTCTGACACCTCCATATCAATTAAAGATAAGAAGTTAATGTCTGTCTTGTAAATCCTTTTCATTTGAGTCTGTGCTGAGTGGTATGCCTGATTTCCCTTAATTCCAAATAGTTGGGCATATTGGACTAGACTGACATACAAAAACATATATGCCTGAGACTCTGTCTTTGTCATCTGAACACCTGATGTCCGTGTTAAAAATGTCCCTCTCTTTTTAGAGATGTTAGCCAACATATCAAAAACCTCTTTAGTTCTGTCTTGTGTTAGTTCCGCAATCTCCTTATAAAACTCATCAGCCCAAACTGCTAATCTACTGTTAAATCCTTTTAAACGCCCCTCTACCTCTGTTGAAAGTTTATCTGTAAAAGTATCCAATCTATTAGACACATCTTGACTTAACCGTCCAAAACTCTCTGTTAATCTATACGATAAATCTTCAATCTGTTTGGACTGAGTGGAAATAATCTGATTTAACTGCTCTTTCTGATTGTTGATAAGGTCTTTATCTACCTGAATATAATAAAGTCTAATGTAAAACCCTCTTTCTGTCTTACTAGACATCCCCAAATGTTTTACTGTATCTAATGTTCCGTAGTATTCCTTAGAAGCTCCTCTGTATTTTGTTGCCTTAACATCTATTACCCAGTAATCAAAGCCTTCCTGAAATCCATATGCTTCAATCTGTCTCTGAATCCACTGAGAAAATCTATCCTTGATTTCTAACCATTTATGCAAATCTCTAAGATTTACTAGTTCCTCTGTTACATTTACTGGAGACTTCATAGAACTTAAAGTTCCTTTAATCTCCTGTCTCACTTCTTCCGTTAAAACTAACATTTTCTACCTTTTATGTTGTTTATTTACTTGGTTTTCCACTATATAGTTACTGTTTTGTTAGACCCTCTTCCCAAATTGGGAAGAGCTAACTTTACTTGGTTTTCCACTATATAGTTACTGTTTTGTTAGACCCTCTTCCCAAATTGGGAAGAGCTAACTTTACTTGGTTTTTCCACAAACTTAAGATTAGTTCTTAACTAGGAATTACCAACATCTTTCGCCTTATAATTTACTTTAGAATTCATGAAAAAGAGGATTTATTTTTTTTTTGAAGAACTGCAAGATTCATGAAGAACTAAATCCCTTTTTCAAATGAATTCATATAGACCTTACTTAAATCTTAAAAACCCGTCCTTAACAGACGGGAGAGATTTAACTCTTCATAGGCTCTTGCAAAGCCTATATGAATTCATTTTCTGATAACTTAACAACAACTTTTATTTCCGTATTATACACTTCTATTACTTAAATTAAAATTAACCCTGTTATAAGAAAACTAAATCGTTCAAATTTGAACGATTTAGTCCCTCTCTTTTTCTCTTAATAAGATAGGATATTTAAAACTAAATCGTTCAAAACTCTCTGGTAATACTGTCAGCCTCTCTAACTGACTTTTTACATCTATTGACCACCTTTCAATTTTGAACGGTGTTAGAACTACTTATATATTAAGGAATAGTCTTGGTATTTCTATTGACCAGTGGTCAATTTTGACCAGTGTTAGAACTACTTAAATGTTAAGAGTAGAATGTATTTAATATATCAGAATAGTCCAGTGTTTTATAGATATAGTATAGAAATGACCAGCTCTGTATAGATATGACAAATAATTTTACGATTCACCTGTTTTTATAAGGGTTCTATGTCAATCTATTTGTCGTTATGGAAAAGCCTTAAAGGAAAAGGCTTAGGATTTTTTATGATAGGATATCCTATGTATCAAATAGATTAGATAGGTTTCCAGTAAGGCTGTCCCTCATGTTCAATTGGTAGATATGTGGTATCTGAGTATTGCTCATAGTATTGGACTCCTGACTCTATCTGCTCCTTAGTTGGTAAGCCTTCAAACTTCTGAACTGTTACTGGAAAGCCTGAGGTTCTTAAAGCCTCTTCCAGCCCCTCTATGTAAGAGATTGGTTGAGATGTTTCAGGGAAGATAACAGTATCTGTAAGTTTAGCATCGCTTGGAACATCTTTTTTAACTGTATGACCATTAACTGTTGTAGCATTTATAGATAGCATATTCAATTCAGAAACTGTCTGGTCTCTAGTAGCATTAGCCTCTATTCCGTCTAGTTTCAGTCTATCTTCCTTAGTAAAGTTCATAGTAGATAAGCTCTTACCCTCCTGTTTAGTTACTTTACTAAATAGCTTAGTATCCATTTGAGGTTTAGTATAGAC
It encodes:
- a CDS encoding phage anti-repressor protein (PFAM: AntA/AntB antirepressor): MLVLTEEVRQEIKGTLSSMKSPVNVTEELVNLRDLHKWLEIKDRFSQWIQRQIEAYGFQEGFDYWVIDVKATKYRGASKEYYGTLDTVKHLGMSSKTERGFYIRLYYIQVDKDLINNQKEQLNQIISTQSKQIEDLSYRLTESFGRLSQDVSNRLDTFTDKLSTEVEGRLKGFNSRLAVWADEFYKEIAELTQDRTKEVFDMLANISKKRGTFLTRTSGVQMTKTESQAYMFLYVSLVQYAQLFGIKGNQAYHSAQTQMKRIYKTDINFLSLIDMEVSEKEEVLISASEFLKANQLDLEGFRKADLLDWLLDQDLIYYDGNRVRVTKEGLEHLRLIDSGKALTKNGLFTDIAVLEEQSTQLFELLKEHF